A window of the Dictyoglomus sp. genome harbors these coding sequences:
- the alr gene encoding alanine racemase — MINKLAWKEIDLSSLFHNLSILKNKVGKNVEIIPVVKADAYGHGARLISRFLSKNGIRIFAVAIVEEGIELRNYGIREKILVLSPQFVESISYLVNYNLTPVVSSLDFLHALGEYTFSKNIEFSFHLGIDTGMGREGIIIKDLDKILKIIEKYPNLKLEGLSSHLSSSEDKLDPYNEKQGEIFEKAYNKLRNLGYNIFCHFANTGAIFNFPEFFYHGVRPGIALYGYGDKDLIPVMSVKAKITLIKLVPENWGIGYNHTYMTKSPTLIGLVPLGYADGYRRDFSNKAYVIVKDKLFPVIGRISMDQFVIDISSDPSIKVGDIVIVLGRSGNLNIDAEKLSSLANTIPYEILTTFGMAKRLGTIYKFEGKVIEEI, encoded by the coding sequence ATGATAAATAAATTAGCATGGAAGGAAATAGATTTATCCTCTCTTTTTCATAATCTTTCTATTCTAAAAAATAAAGTAGGAAAGAATGTAGAAATTATTCCTGTAGTTAAAGCAGATGCCTATGGGCATGGAGCAAGGCTAATTAGCAGATTTTTATCCAAAAATGGAATTAGAATATTTGCTGTTGCTATAGTTGAAGAAGGAATAGAACTTAGAAATTACGGAATAAGAGAGAAAATTCTTGTTCTTTCTCCTCAATTTGTAGAATCCATTTCTTATTTAGTAAATTATAATTTAACTCCTGTTGTTTCTTCTCTAGATTTCTTGCATGCCCTAGGAGAATATACTTTTTCTAAAAATATTGAATTTTCCTTTCATTTAGGAATAGATACGGGTATGGGGAGGGAAGGAATAATAATTAAGGATTTAGATAAAATTTTAAAAATAATTGAAAAATATCCTAATTTAAAATTAGAAGGTCTATCTTCTCATCTTTCAAGCTCTGAAGATAAGCTTGACCCATATAATGAAAAACAGGGAGAAATATTTGAAAAGGCTTATAATAAGTTAAGAAACTTAGGCTATAATATTTTTTGCCATTTTGCAAATACAGGAGCTATCTTTAATTTTCCAGAATTTTTTTATCATGGAGTAAGACCTGGAATTGCCCTTTATGGATATGGAGATAAAGATTTAATCCCTGTAATGTCTGTAAAGGCAAAAATTACGTTGATAAAATTAGTTCCAGAAAACTGGGGGATTGGTTATAACCATACCTATATGACAAAATCCCCTACATTAATTGGCTTAGTTCCCCTAGGATATGCGGATGGATATAGAAGAGATTTTTCAAATAAAGCTTATGTAATAGTAAAAGATAAATTATTTCCTGTTATTGGCAGAATATCTATGGATCAATTTGTGATAGATATATCCTCTGATCCATCTATAAAGGTAGGAGATATAGTTATAGTTTTAGGACGAAGTGGAAACTTAAATATAGATGCTGAAAAGCTCTCATCTTTAGCAAATACTATACCCTATGAGATATTAACTACTTTTGGTATGGCAAAAAGATTAGGAACAATTTATAAATTTGAAGGAAAAGTTATTGAAGAGATTTAA
- a CDS encoding V-type ATP synthase subunit D yields MPLKVNPNRMELLRLKRRLAVARRGHKLLEDKLEGLIQKFMEEVKNYKELREEISEKFLSFLSLGCFTYLRIPSFIWRDLVLINEGETLLREKIVKEMNIPVSILNIENVYVPKYSFIETPETLDHLVFRWKDLLEGLINLVNKERELLALSEEIEKTKRRVNALEYKLIPQIEETVKYITTKLEELERGNFIRLLRLKES; encoded by the coding sequence ATGCCACTAAAGGTTAATCCTAATAGAATGGAATTATTAAGGTTAAAAAGAAGATTAGCGGTAGCTCGGAGAGGACATAAGCTCCTCGAAGATAAATTAGAAGGTTTAATTCAAAAATTTATGGAAGAAGTAAAAAATTATAAAGAATTAAGAGAGGAAATATCAGAAAAATTCTTATCTTTTTTATCCCTTGGATGTTTCACTTATTTAAGAATCCCTTCATTTATTTGGAGGGACTTAGTGTTGATAAATGAAGGAGAGACTCTTCTTAGAGAAAAAATTGTAAAAGAAATGAATATTCCTGTTTCTATATTGAATATAGAAAATGTTTATGTTCCCAAATATAGTTTTATTGAAACACCTGAAACTCTAGATCATTTAGTTTTTCGTTGGAAAGATCTTTTAGAAGGATTAATAAACTTGGTAAACAAAGAAAGAGAGCTCTTAGCTCTTTCCGAAGAAATTGAAAAAACTAAAAGGAGAGTGAATGCGTTAGAATATAAGCTTATACCGCAAATTGAAGAAACTGTAAAATATATTACTACGAAACTTGAAGAGTTAGAGAGAGGTAATTTTATAAGACTTCTTCGACTAAAAGAATCTTAA
- a CDS encoding V-type ATP synthase subunit B: MPKEYTSVSKISGPLVFVENIENVKYGELVEVKLSSGEIRQGQVLEASEGAALIQMFTSTQDLSLQGMRVKFLGHVLEIDLSPAILGRTFDGLGRPRDGGPAIIPEKKRDINGSPINPYSRAYPSEFIQTGISAIDGMNTLVRGQKLPIFSGSGLPHATLAAQIARQARLLNEEEKFAVVFGALGITFEEANFFIEEFKKTGALERSVLFINLADDPVIERIATPRFVLSCAEYLAFDLDMHVLVILSDMTNYAEALREISAARKEVPGRRGYPGYLYTDLATLYERAGRIKGKKGSITLIPILTMPEDDRTHPIPDLTGYITEGQIFLSRELHRRGIYPPIDVLQSLSRLMRGGIGEGRTRKDHGDLSNQLYAGYSRGVEARELAVVLGESALTEEDILFLKFAQEFEEKFIKQGEYENRSIFETLNLGWKLLGMLPKSSLKRIRPEYLEEFWGKV, translated from the coding sequence ATGCCTAAGGAATACACTTCGGTTTCAAAAATTAGTGGACCTTTAGTTTTTGTAGAAAATATTGAGAATGTTAAATATGGAGAATTAGTAGAAGTAAAATTAAGTTCGGGTGAAATAAGGCAAGGACAAGTTCTTGAAGCTTCGGAAGGTGCAGCTTTAATTCAAATGTTTACTAGCACCCAGGATTTATCTCTTCAGGGAATGAGAGTAAAATTCTTAGGACATGTTTTAGAAATAGATCTTTCTCCTGCAATATTAGGAAGAACTTTTGATGGTTTAGGAAGACCAAGAGATGGGGGGCCTGCTATAATACCTGAGAAAAAGAGAGATATAAATGGGAGTCCTATAAATCCATATTCTCGTGCGTATCCTTCAGAGTTTATTCAGACAGGTATTTCTGCTATTGATGGAATGAATACATTAGTAAGGGGACAAAAATTGCCTATTTTTTCAGGTTCAGGACTTCCTCACGCTACCCTAGCAGCTCAGATTGCAAGACAAGCAAGACTTTTAAATGAAGAAGAGAAATTTGCGGTAGTTTTTGGAGCTCTTGGTATTACCTTTGAAGAAGCAAACTTTTTTATAGAAGAATTTAAAAAAACAGGAGCATTAGAAAGATCAGTTTTATTTATAAATCTTGCAGACGATCCAGTAATTGAAAGAATTGCAACTCCAAGATTTGTTTTGAGTTGTGCGGAATATTTAGCTTTTGATTTGGATATGCATGTTTTAGTAATACTTTCTGACATGACAAATTATGCGGAAGCATTGAGGGAAATTTCTGCTGCCAGAAAAGAAGTTCCAGGAAGAAGAGGATATCCAGGATATCTTTATACGGATTTAGCTACGTTGTATGAAAGAGCAGGGAGAATTAAAGGAAAGAAAGGCTCTATAACATTAATACCTATTCTTACTATGCCTGAAGATGATAGAACTCATCCAATCCCTGATCTTACAGGATATATCACTGAAGGACAGATTTTTTTAAGCAGAGAGCTTCATAGAAGAGGAATCTATCCTCCTATTGATGTTTTACAATCTCTTTCTCGATTGATGAGAGGAGGAATAGGTGAGGGAAGAACAAGAAAAGATCATGGAGATCTTTCAAACCAATTATATGCAGGATATTCAAGAGGAGTAGAGGCAAGAGAATTGGCTGTTGTCTTAGGCGAATCTGCATTAACAGAAGAAGATATTTTATTTTTAAAATTTGCTCAAGAATTTGAAGAAAAATTTATAAAACAAGGAGAATATGAAAACAGAAGCATATTTGAAACTTTAAATCTAGGTTGGAAATTATTAGGTATGCTTCCAAAGAGCTCCTTAAAGAGAATAAGACCAGAATATTTAGAAGAATTCTGGGGGAAAGTATAG